Part of the Acidobacteriota bacterium genome, GACATCCTTGATGTGCGCCTGCTCAAAAAAGCGCACGCCCGACCGCACGTCATACGGGATACCGCGCCGCGTCAGTTCCAACTGCAATTCCAGCGAATGAAAGTGCGAACGATAGAGCACCGCCATTTCATCCAGCGGCACGCCTTCGTCGCGCAATTCCAGGATGCGCGCCGCGACGAAAGCCGCCTGCTGTTCGGCATCGCGCGCCGCCACCAGTGCGGGCGTGAAGCCACGGCTGGGCCGCACGGCCTGCAAGTTTTTCGGGAACTGCTTGCGGTTCTGCCCGACCGAGGCATTCGCCAGCATCAATATCTCCGGCGATGAACGGTAGTTGGTTTCGAGCTTGAACACCTGCGCGTCGGGGTAGCGGTCTTTGAACTCGAAGATGTTGGCGAAGTTGGCCCCGCGCCAGCCGAAGATGCTTTGCGCGTCATCGCCGACGACCATCAGGTTGCGGTGTTTGGCGGCCAGCAAATCTACGATCTCGGCTTGCAGCTTGTTCGTGTCCTGATATTCGTCCACGAGGACGTATTCGAACTGCTCTTGATAAATCGCGGCGATGTCGGGTTTCTCGACCAGCAGCCGCTTCCAATTGACCAGCAGGTCGTCGTAATCCATCGCATTCCGTTCGAGCTTGCGCGCCTGATACAAGCGGTCTACGCGGACGATCTGCATGGTTAACGGCTCGAATTGGGGATACTTGGCGGCGATGAGTTGTTCGAGCGGCGTGTCGGTGTTGGTGGCGTAGCTAAACAAGCCGCTGAGCACTTCGCCTTTGGGAAAGCGGCGCGCGCGCGTATCAATCGCGGCCTCTTCGATGCAGGTCTCGACCATGTCTTTGGCGTCTTCGGCATCCAGGATCGAGAAATTGCTTTCGTAGCCCAGGCTGGCCGCGTGCCGCCGCAAGATGCGATTGCCCAGCGAATGAAACGTCCCGCCCCAGACGCGCCGCGTTTCAGCGTGCAACAGCGTTTCGACGCGGCCCAGCATCTCGCGCGCCGCGCGGTTGGTGAACGTCACGAGCAGGATGCGCCCGGGTGCCACGCCCGCTTCGATCAGGCGCGCCACGCGGTAGGTTGCCGTGCGCGTCTTGCCCGACCCCGCGCCCGCGATGACCAACAGCGGCCCTTTGCCCGCCATCACGACGGCGCGCTGCTCTGCGTTGAGCACGTCGCGGTAGTTGATGACCGAAGGCTTGGCCTGCTCGGATTTGATGATGAATTTGCGCATGGGTGAAACGATTAGTACCGCGACCGGTAGGGAGCGTGCGCTGAAGGCTGCGCTCCCTACCGGTCGCGGTACTGATTCAAACTTCTCTCAGTTTGATAATCGCCGAATGTTGGATGTGTGCGATGGCGCGCTCAGCCTCGCCAAACAGGCCCAAATCAAGCACGACAATCTCGTGGCCGCGTTTCTCAAACGCTTCCTGCACACGCCCGCGCAGGCTCAACCGCTCGCCGTTCCGGGCCTGCGCGTAATGCCGCACCGTGCTGGCCGTGTGAATCCACGGGCCGAGCGCAACGTTGCGCATCAGGATTTCGTTGGCCTGCGCGGGCCAGAACGCCGGATGGCAAACGGCTTCAGTGCCGCGATAGAGTGGCAACGTCTCGCACATGTTTTCCAGAAACGCCGTGTCGGCCAAATCCAGCGTGAATTCCAACGAACCAAGTTCAGTGCCCGCGCACACCGACGCAAGCGTGGCGGCGCGGCGTTCACGCGGCAGGAGCGACAAGGGATAGTCGCGTGCATCAAGCGGCGGCAATTCATTCGGCAAGTTCGCCACGCCCACGGCGCACAAGACGCCCGCAGCGTTGCGCAATTCCAGTTGCAATTCGAGCGGTTCAAGCTGCGCCACCGTTGCGCGCACTGTAGTCGTTTCGCCGTCATAAATCGGCTGAATAAATTTCGCTGTCATTGTGCCGCGTATCAGCCAGTCACTGCCTAGCGCCTCAACCACAGGCCGCGTCAGGTAAGCGTAATTCGCCACGCCCGGCACCAACCCGCCGGCAAAGCCATAGCGCGCCGCGCCCGCGTCGCTGTGAATGTCGTTGGCGTGCTGCGTCGCGTAGTTTTTGGCAACGACCGCGTAAGGTGGCAGTGTTTGCCGAAGTGTAAGGTTGGTCATGTTGATGATCGGAACAGTACCGCGCGCGTGAGCAAGCGGCGCGTTGAAGTTTGCGTCAATCAGGCAGGCTTGACGCGCCACTTGCTCACGCGCGCGGTACCGCCTCAGCTTCAGGCCGGTAAAACAGTGCCAACTGCCCGCCTGTATGCCAGAACAGTACTGTGTCATCGGCCGTCAACTTCCCTTGCCTGATCCAATCCAACAGCCCAGCCATTGCTTTGGCCGAATAAACCGGATCGAGCAGCAACCCCTCCGTGCGCGCTGCCAATTCGAGCGCCGCGACTGATTCAGGCGAATCTACGCCATAGCCCGGCCCAACGTATTGATCCAGCACCGTCGCCTCGCCGCGCAACGGCGCGCCCAACACCTCACCAACACCAGCGATGATCGTGGCGACTTCCAAAGCAATCGCCTCGGCGGGATCGTCCGCGCTGACGCCGATGACTTGCGCGTCCAGGCCGAAAAGCTGGCAACCGGCGACGAGACCCGCTTGCGTGCCGCCCGATGAACTGGAATGAAAGAGGTGCGTGATGCCAATGCCTAGAGATTCGAGTTGCGCTTGCGCCTCAGCCACCGCGCGCGCAAAGCCGAGCGCGCCGAGCGGGATCGAAGCGCCCAGTGGAATTTCGACGACGCGCTTGCCTGCCGCGCGAAACTGTTCAGCCACTGCCGCCATTGTGCTGCGGCGTTCGTCGCGGCTGCTGACGTGATGAATTTCAGCGCCGTAAAACCTGTCCGCCGCCAGACTCGCCGGCTCCCAACCTTCGTGCCCCACCGCCGCCGCATTCAGCACCAGCCCGCAACGCAAGCCCAGCCGCGCGCACATCGCCGCTGTCACGCGGGCGTGATTCGATTTCTCGCCGCCGATGGTGATTGCCATATCCGCGCCGTCGGCTTGCGCTCGTGCCAACACGTATTCCAGCTTGCGCACCTTGTTGCCGCCGAAGCCGGGGCCGCTGTAATCATCGCGTTTGACGAACAGGCGCGGCGCACCCGCGCCCAACGCCGCCCGCAAGCGCGGCAACTCTTCCAACGGCGTCGGGTAATAGCCGTACTGCAAACGCGGGATGGCATTGAGCCGCGCGATTGCTTCGGCAAAGTTTGGTTGTTCCATCCAAGGCTCCTCGAAAAGTACAGCGGACTGTTAGTCCGCTGGCGGTCTCAGCCATTGTACGACTGGCCGAAACTGCCAGCAGACTGATAGTCCGCTGCACAGCCCCTCTTATGCAGCCAGACTGCGCGTGACCCAACCGTGATGCTGGCGCGCGTGATCGCCGTTGACGGCCAGGATGCCGCCAACCGTGCCGTCGGCCCAGGGCGCATCGGGCACGCGCTGTTGCAACTCGTCGTCGGTCAGTTCGGCCAACAGCGCCAGCGTTTCGGCGCGCACGCGCTGGCCCAGCGCGACGACTTCGCTGAAGCTCTTGCCGCGCTGTTCGTTGACCCAGGTTTCGTTCAGCGCGTGAACGCGGGCCATGATCTCGGGCAACTCGGCCCTCGTGCCGTCGGCGTTGCGCATAAAGCTGATGGGCTGTGGGTCGCCCGCGAGATACCGCCGGATCAGGGCGTTGAAGACGGTCTCGATGCCGGCCAGATGCGCCAGATGATCGAGCGCGCTCCATTTTGTATCGGGTTGGTCGCGGCTGACGCTGATGCCGCGTGTCAGGTCGTCGTGCGAATACGCGGCCCAGGTTTCCAGCGTCCAGGCGCGGTCGCGGTGGAGTTTGAGTTCGAGTTCGGTGCGGGTCATTTGTTGCTCCGTTCTTGTTCGAGTTGAGTTTTTGAAAGGAGCATCAAGCTATCACAGCCCAGCGCACGGCAACAATTCATTCGTCAAAACCCGCCTGCGAAATGCCATTGTTCATCCTATCGAATTCAGCCAGCCAAGTTGTACAATGCGCCCCGCAGTATTTAACCGGAGGTGATTGCAGTATGTCAGTCCAACGCAACGATTGGTCGCTCCAGCGCAAGGGCATCATTGACCAGGATCGTCACAAAGAGCGCATCAAAGACGCCATCAAAAAGAATCTCGGCTCCATCGTCTCCAACGAATCCATCATCCTGTCGCGCGGGCGCAAGACGGTCAAAGTGCCCATGCGCGCGCTGGATGAATACAAATTCCGCTTCGATCACCGCAAACGCAAACAGGTCGGCCAGGGCGACGGCAACACCCAGGTCGGCGATGTCATCGGGCGCGAAGACGGCCAGGGCCAGGGCCAGGGGCCAGGCGAAGCAGGCGATCAGCCAGGGCAGGATTATTACGAAGCCGACGTCAACATTGACGAAATCGCCGCGCTCATCTTTGAAGACCTGCATTTGCCGTACCTCGAAGAAAAGGCCAAGCAGGCCGTGCAGGCCAAGACCACCAAGTTCACCGAAATCCGCCGCACCGGCGTGCTCTCGAACCTGGACAAGCGCCGCACCATCCTCGAAAACATCCGCCGCAACGCGCGCGAAAAAGGCCAGGCCAGCATCGGCGGGTTCAAGAAAGAGGACATGCGTTTTAAGAGTTGGGAGGAAGAGGTCAAATACGAATCGAACGCCGTCGTGATTGCGATGATGGACGTGTCGGGTTCGATGACCGAGTTCAAAAAGTACATCGCGCGCAGCTTCTTTTTCTGGATGGTGCGGTTTCTGCGCACCAAGTACGACGCGGTCAAAATCGTCTTCATCAGCCACCATACGGAGGCCAAAGAGGTCACCGAAGAGCAGTTCTTCACGCAGGGCGAATCGGGCGGCACGGTGGTCAGTTCGGCCTACAAACTCGCGCTCGACATGATCGAAGAGCGCTTCCCCGCGCGCGACTGGAACGTCTATCCGTTTCACTTTTCAGATGGCGACAACTACTACTCCGACAACGATGACGCAGTGAAGCTGGCGGACAAGCTGATCGAGGTTTGCAATCTGTTCGGTTACGGCGAGATTGGCGAAGAAGGCCTGGGCAGCTATCGCCGCAGTTCCGGCGCGCTGCTTTCGATTTACAACGACCGGCTGAAAAACAAGGAACGCTTCATCGGCGTGCGCATTGACGACAAGCAGGATGTGTATCCGGCGTTGAAAGAGTTTTTTGGGAAGCGCGGGATTGAGGCATAGCCCAAAGAAGAGATTACGGAACAGACGGAAATAACAGAACATACGGAAGGGCTTAAATCTTGTCTGCCCATTCCGTCTGTTCCGTAATCTCTTTTTTCTTCGGCCTATCCACCAATACAGGACATCGTGCGCAACGGCTGCACAAACTCAGGATCGTTGATGTGATGGCGGTCTTCTTTTTTCTCGATGGTGGCGACGATGAAATCGAGCAACTCTTCGATGGGCGCGCCGCGCCGCAGCAGGGCTTTGATGTTGTGTTCGACGGTTGAGAACAGGCAGGTGCGGATCATGCCGTCGGCGGTCAGGCGGATGCGGCTGCAATGCCCACAGAACGGTTGCGTGACCGGGTTGATGAAGCCGACTTCGCCCGGCGCGCCATCGGCAAAACGCCAACGCCGGGCGGTCTCGCTGAGATTGCCTGACACGACGGGTTCGAGCGGGTAAACGGCGTTGATCTTTTGCCGGACTTCCTCGCCCGGCACGATCATTTCGCGCCGCCAGACTTTGCCGTTGTCGAGCGGCATAAATTCGATGAAGCGCACCTGGACGCCTTTGTCTCGGGCAAACGCGGCGAAGCTGACGGCTTGATCGTCGTTGATGCCGCGAATGACGACGCTGTTGACCTTGACCGGCGCAAGTCCGGCTTCCAAGGCGGCGTCAATGCCGTCCAGCACCTGCTTCAGTTCGTTGCGCCCGGTGAGCAAAGCAAAGCGTTCAGCTTCGAGCGAATCCAGGCTGATGGTGATGCGTTGCAGGCCCGCGTCCTTTAACGCCTGGGCGCGGCCTCGCAGGAAATGCGCGTTGGTGGTCATGGCTAAATCCGCAAGGCCTTCGATACGGGCCAGCCGTTCGATCAGGCTTTCGAGATCGCGCCGCACCATCGGCTCGCCGCCCGTCACGCGCAATTTGTTGACGCCCAGGCCCACAAAGATTTCGGCTAGTTGGATAATTTCCTCGTAGCGCAAAATTTCCGGCTTGGGTTTCCATTCCATCGCCTCGGTGGGCATGCAATAGAAGCAGCGAAAATTGCAGCGGTCGGTGATCGAGAGGCGCAGATCGCGAATGGCGCGCCCGTAACTGTCTTTTAAGCGGATCGGCAAAATCATAGAAGTCTTCTTTCTGCTTACCTTTTGTGAAGTCGCATTCTAACAGCCACTGGCGTTCCCGCAACAATCATTGCGAGTGCCTTGGTTAGCTGATTTTTTTGGCTGACATCGCGCGGGCCTGTGCTATATTCCGCGCCATCAAATCTCCCACGTCTTGTAATCACGCCCCGAAAATTTGAAAACCTAACACGACGAATCCGATCAACATCCTGCATCCCTGCTGCATCAGGTTCGCCGTAATGCGACTACGCACGTCAATTCATTTTTAACACCAACTACGTCTGCCGTATCACGCCCCAACGTGCGGGCGCTTCACCTGACTTGCCTCGACGAACGGCGAGCGGAAGCCCTAAGGGAGCTACAAACGTATGCAAAGATCATCGCAACCATTTATTCAACGTGTCACCGTCCTCTTGCTGGCGCTTTGCGCCGGTTTGCACTGGGCCGGCGGAAGCCTGGCGCAGCAAGATAAAACGCTTGAAATTCAGGGCGCTATTCAAGTGCTGCCGTCCACGGCGGGCTTTATCGGCGAATGGACTGTCAGCGGCAAAAAACTCAATGTCACGGACAAAACGCGCATCAACCAGGAGCGCGGCGCGCCCGCCGTCGGTGCGATTGTCGAAGCCGAAGGCACGCAAGGCGTCAACGGCGTGATCAACGCCACCCTGATCGAAGTCAAATTCCGTCCGGGCATAGCGCTGCCCATCGAATTCAGCGGCGCGATTGAAACACTGCCCAGCGCCCCCGGCCGCATCGGCGACTGGAAAGTCGGCGGCAAAACAGTGCACGTCACCCAAACCACCAAATTCCTGCCAACCGATGGCAATTTCGCTATCGGGGCCGAAGTCATCATCGTCGGCGCACAGATGAATGATGGCTCGATTGGCGCGCTCATCATCACGCTCAAACCAACCAGCGGGCCGAATACGCAGGTCAAATTCTCCGGCCTGGTTGAAAAATTGCCGAGCACCACCGGACGCCTCGGTGATTGGACGATCAGCGGCCGTCTGGTGCACGTGACGGCGACCACACAACTCAACCAGGAAAAAGGCGCCGCCGCCGCCGGCGCGCTGGTGGATGTCGAAGGCATTAAATTGGCTGATGGCTCGATCAATGCCACTAAAGTCGAAGTCAAACTCAATCCCAGCACCCTGCCGACGGCTGTCCGCTTTGACGGCACGATTGAAACGCTGCCCAACAGCACCGGCCAAATCGGCGCGTGGAAAGTCAGCGGGCGCATGGTCACGGTGGATAGCAAGACGAAAATCGTGCCCAACCTCGCGGCAGTCAAGATCGGCGCCGAGGTCGAAGTCTTTGGCACCCGCGTCGGAGATGGCCCGGTGACGGCGCTCGCCATCGAAGTCGAAGACCCGACCGAATCGAATCCCAACTTTGTGCGCTTCCAGGGTCGCATCAAGACGCTGCCCGCCGCCGCCAATCTCCTCGGCGATTGGAACGTGGATGACAAGACCGTCACGGTCGTGGCGGCCACCAAACTCAATCAGGAGCATGGACAGATCGCTGTCGGCGCCTTCGTCGAGGTCAGAGGATTGAAACAGGCCAGCGGCAAGATCGAAGCCATCGAGATCGAAGTCAAAGTGGGCGTGCCGACCGGCTTTATCGAATTCAAAGGCGTGATCGAAACGCTGCCCGCCGCCGCCAACAAAGTCGGCGATTGGACGGTCAGCAAACGCACCATCCACGTGACCGACAAAACCGTCATTGACCAGGAACGCAAAACTGTCGCCGTCGGCGTCTTTGTCGAAGTCAAAGGCAACCTGCGCGCGGACGGTTCGATTGATGCCGTCGAAATCGAAACCAAGGCCGAACCCGGCACCGACGTCTTCGTCAGCTTCATCGGCACGATCAAGGAATTGCCCACGGCCACCGCCACCACGACCAAGATTGGCGATTGGAAGGTGGACGCGCGCACCGTCCATGTGGTCGCCGCCACCAAGCTTGACGAAAGCAAAGCCAAAGCCATCGTCGGCGCGACCGTGCATGTCAAAGGCACGCTGCGCGCGGATGGTTCGGTGGACGCGCAATCCATCGAAGTCCGCGCGGCCACCGGCGGCACGACCCCGCCCAGCTTTGTCGAATTGATGGGCAAGATCACCGCGCTGCCCAACAGCGCCGTGTTGGTCGGCGAATGGAAGGTTGACGACAAGGTCGTGCGCGTCAGCACGCACACTGCCATCAATCGCGAAAAGGGCGCAGTCACCGTCGGCGCGACTGTCAAAGTCAAAGGCGTACAAACCGGCACGAATCCGATTGAGGCCTTCTTTATCGAAGTCGTGACCCCGGCGGCCACCGCCAATTTTACGGCGTTCTCGCAATTGGTTTCGGTCAACGCCAGCGATTACACGCCGGAGGCGACTAGCGATTCGATTGTCGCGATTTTTGGCAACGGCATGGCGCGCACCACCGCTGCTGCCGCGACCTTGCCCTTGCCCATCGAATTGGGCAACGTCAGCGTCAGCGTGGATGGCAAACCGGCGGGATTGTTCTTCGTCTCGCCGACGCAACTCAACATCCTCGTGCCCGCTGGCTTGCTGCCGGGCAAGGCTCAGATCGCCATCGAACTCAACGACGAAGTGATCGCGCTCGGCGTGCTCACGGTCAACGAAGTTGCGCCCAGCCTGTTCACCGCTGATGCCAGCGGCAAAGGCATTCCGGCGGGCGTCGCCTTGCGCACCAAGAGCAACGGGCAACAAAGCTACGAGGCGTTGGCGCGCTTCGAGAGCGGCAAGGCTGTGCCGGTGGTGATCACCCGCCGCAGCGGCGAGAGCGTTTACCTGCTGCTTTTCGGCATTGGCATGCGCACCGCGCCTGACAGTGACGGCAACGTCGGCAACGGCATCGCCGAAAACGTCACCGTCACCATCGGCGGCGTCAGCGTACCGGTGCTCTATACGGGCCGCGCGCCTGGTTTCGCCGGGCTGGATCAACTCAACGTGCAACTCACGGCGGCGGTTCCGGCGGGCAATAATCTGCCGCTGGTCGTCAAGGTTTATGATGGCAACGGCAATCTGCTGTCGGCCAATACCGTGACCATCTCCGTGCAATAAACCAGGCTGGTTCCCCAACTACCCGTCAAACGAGGCGGGGCGCTCCCAACGCTGGAAGCGCCCCGCCTCGTTTGTTTTTACCTGCCATTTGCTCGCCGCCGCCAAACTTGGGGCTATTCATCGCCGGTTCATCTTCGCTGGCTAAGATGCGCGCCAGCGTCGTGTGGGGATTGTTTCCGGACAGACGCCGCACCCGGCGTGGCGCGACAACCAAGTTTGAGTGGAGCGGCGAACGGTGGGTAGGGATTAAACCATCCCTGCCAGGCTGCTTCAATGAGGATGGGCTGCGATCCGGAGGGCTTGAGCGGGCCTCCCGGATTTGCAGTTCATCCTGAGGCGGTAGACCGCCCGCCGGATACTCGTGAGCGAATCCGGCGGGCGGTCTGCTGATGTTATAGGCCCCAAATCGTCTCTACCAAAACCGGGGCCTGGAGACCAGAGGTTAAGAGACAGGCTTGCCCAGTGTAGTTTTCCCTGCTCAGCTTATTGTCCCGCTGCACCGCAGTCATTTTATCCTGGCGCCCATCTAATACAGAGTTTGGTAGTGGGTCAATGGGGAGAGAGCCACGCCGCAGATCAACGCAGACCGCCGCAGATCAATTCAATCGGCTAACAGGACTGCTCCGCGTTTTCCAGCGTTCATCCGCGGCCAGACCTCTCCTCTTTGAGCCACTACCCAGAGTTTTACGTTGTACGTTGGCTGGCACTGAGACACAATCGCGGCAACCATGAGAATCCTGTTGGTCGAAGATGAACCGCGCATGGCGCATTTCATTGCGAAAGGTTTGCGCGAACAGAGTTTTGCCGTGGACTTGGCGGCGGACGGCGAGGCCGCGCTGTATCAGTTCAGCATTAACGATTATGACTTGTTGCTACTGGATGTGATGCTGCCGCGCAAAGACGGCTACACGGTCTGCCGCGAGTTGCGCGCGCAGGGCATGAAAACGCCGATCCTGATGCTGACCGCGCGCGACACCGTGGATGATCGCGTCGAAGGGCTGGATGCCGGGGCCGATGATTATCTGGTCAAGCCCTTCGCCTTCAGAGAGCTGCTGGCGCGGGTGCGCGCGTTGTTGCGGCGCGCTGAACGCGTCCGCACAGATGTCTGGCCGGACGTTTTGCAAGCCGCCGATTTGACCTTAAATCTCAATGACCATTCCGCCCTGCGGGCAGGCCGCAAAATCAGCCTGACGACCAAAGAGTACGCCTTGCTCGAATACTTTATGCTGCACGTGGGCCGCCTGCTGACGCGCGAAGAAATCGCCGAGCATGTCTGGGATGAAAATTTCGATCCGTTCTCGAATGTGATTGATGTGTATGTGCGCCGCCTACGCAAAAAAATTGACGAAGGTTTTACGCCAGCCTTGATTCACACGCGGCGCGGCGCGGGGTATTTGTTTACGGCGGAGGCCGCCGCAGAGGCGGGCGAAGACGATGTGGAATAGCGTGCGGGCAAAATTGACGCTGTGGTACGTGCTGCTCTTCGGCGTGCTGTTGCTGGGGTCCAGCCTCTGCCTGTATGTGCTCATCGCGCGCAGCTTCCGCGAACGGCTCGACCTTTCGCTGATCAACACGGCGCAAACCGCCGCCAAACTCTTTCAGGGCGAACTAAGTGAAAATGGCGGCGACCCGCGTGTGGCCACTGGACACTTCTTCAACGAATTCAAGCCGCCGCATCTTTACGTCGCCGTCTTGCAAACGCCTCCGGCAGGCGGCCCCAAACTATTGGCCACGAATTTTGACAAAGGCACGCCGCCCTCCATTCCGGCGGGCTTGCAACCGGTCTTGCCAGCCCCGGCAATCTTGGCCCAAGCACGCCAGACACATGAGCCGCTGACGATTGAGGCCGCTTGGTTTAAGCCGGCGGGCGGGCGCATGGCGGTTTATGCTTTCAATGCCGAAGCACAGGACTTCATCATGCTGGTGGCCGAAACGCGGGCCATCAGTGCCGCTTATTTGACTGAGTTGCGGCGCATTTTTTATTTCAGCTTTCCGGTCTTATTGCTGGTGGCGGGCTTGGCCGGGTATTGGTTTGCGCAAACGGCCTGCGCCCCGATTGCGGCGATGACTGCGCAAGCGGAATTAATCAGCGCGCGCAATTTGCACGAACGTTTGCCCATCAAAAATGCCAAGGATGAATTGGGCCAGTTGGCGGGCGTCTTCAATCAATTGCTCAACCGGCTCGAAGCCTCGTTTGACCGCATGCGCGCCTTCACGGCGGATGCCTCGCATGAATTGCGCACGCCGCTCGCCATCATTCGCGGCGAAGCCGAAGTCGCCCTCGCCCAGGAACGCAGCCCGGGGGAATACCAGGAAGCCCTCACGCTCATTCAGGATGAAGCCGGTCGGGTGGCCGGGCTGGTCGAAGACTTGTTGGCGTTGGCTCGCGCCGATGCCGGACAACACAAATTGCACCTCGAAGAGCTTTACCTCAACGACCTGGTCGAAGAATCCTGCCGTTCGGTCAAGACCCTGGCGCACAAACGGCAAGTCGCCTTGCATTACGTCCCTGTCGAAGACATTCCCATGCGCGGCGATAGCGAATTGTTACGGCGCATGGTGCTCAACCTGCTCGACAACGCCATCAAATACACGCCGTCCGGGGGCGCTGTGCAGGTGCAACTGTTGCGCAATTGCAATCACGCCGAATTGCAGATCACGGACACGGGCGTGGGCATTCCCGCCGCCGACGCCGCACAGGTTTTCGAGCGTTTTTATCGTGTGGACAGAGCACGCACGCGCACGGAAGGTGGCAGTAGCGGCCTGGGGCTTTCCATCGTCAAATGGATCGCCGAAGCCCATCACGGCTCGATCACCCTGGCAAGCCAGCCCGGCCACGGCAGTACGTTTCGCGTCTCATTACCGCTGGAACAGTAGCGTTCTGCGCACAGTATGGGCCTACCGCCGCGTACCTGGCTCTCTCTCGCTGTGCGTCACTAGATCAGTTTGCGAATCAATGTACGGGATAACCGCAGAATTTTACCCAAGCCAGCAAGTCGGCTTCGGTGCTGGTCGCGAGTGCTTCCCGAATAGCTTGTTCCAAGGCTTCGGAGGTCCGCGCCTTGGCTTTACGCAAGTAGGTTTTGATCTTTGACCAGCAGCGTTCAATCGGATTGTAGTCCGGCGCATACGGCGGCAAGTATTCCCACCGCGCACGGCCAGCAGTTCGGCAAGCCCCGCGACTTTATGTGTCGCCAGGTTGTCGCAGACCACGAGGTCGCCGGGCTCCAGCACGGGCGCGAGCACTTCCGCCACATTGACCCGGAAGCTGTCACTGTCTAACGCGCCCTCCAATAACCAGGGCGCTGGGACACCCGCCAGGCGCGAGACCGCGATCAGCGTGTAGTTGCTCCCGTACTTGGCCGGCACGCTTTCGACTACCCGTTCGTTTGGCAAAGCGCGCCCATAAAGCCGGGTCAAATTCAATTGGCGGCCCGTTTCAGCGAGCCACTTGATCCCCGCACCACCCCATCCGCCGCGCGTGGCCGGAAGGCGGCGTGCTTTACAACATGCTGCTGGCCGAAGTGCCGGGCAACGTCGGGCAATATCGCTGGCTCATCCCTGCGAATTTCCCCAGCAGTGCTTTCGTGCGCTTTATGGTGACGGCCACCGACGCCACCAATCGGGTCGGGCTGGATTATTCCAAGCAAGACTTCCGCGTCAGCACGACACCCTGATTCGAGTTCGAGTTTCTAACCCGATACACCTGGTATCGCGTTAGCCCCTGCACCACTCCAAAAGACGCAACCGGATGACTCGCATCCCTGATGGGCGCCGGTTGCGTCTTTGGTGCTTTCTTGCTTTGACAGCTTCAGCCATTGTTATCCCGCCTTGTTACTCAGTTTCCCAAAATGGCTTGAATTGTTGCACCAAAATCACTTGAGTTATTCAGCCAACTTCTATTACAAGAATAATTG contains:
- a CDS encoding transposase, producing the protein MPPYAPDYNPIERCWSKIKTYLRKAKARTSEALEQAIREALATSTEADLLAWVKFCGYPVH
- a CDS encoding HAMP domain-containing protein, producing the protein MWNSVRAKLTLWYVLLFGVLLLGSSLCLYVLIARSFRERLDLSLINTAQTAAKLFQGELSENGGDPRVATGHFFNEFKPPHLYVAVLQTPPAGGPKLLATNFDKGTPPSIPAGLQPVLPAPAILAQARQTHEPLTIEAAWFKPAGGRMAVYAFNAEAQDFIMLVAETRAISAAYLTELRRIFYFSFPVLLLVAGLAGYWFAQTACAPIAAMTAQAELISARNLHERLPIKNAKDELGQLAGVFNQLLNRLEASFDRMRAFTADASHELRTPLAIIRGEAEVALAQERSPGEYQEALTLIQDEAGRVAGLVEDLLALARADAGQHKLHLEELYLNDLVEESCRSVKTLAHKRQVALHYVPVEDIPMRGDSELLRRMVLNLLDNAIKYTPSGGAVQVQLLRNCNHAELQITDTGVGIPAADAAQVFERFYRVDRARTRTEGGSSGLGLSIVKWIAEAHHGSITLASQPGHGSTFRVSLPLEQ